In Spirosoma aureum, a single genomic region encodes these proteins:
- a CDS encoding AGE family epimerase/isomerase: MQLNDYQRLYQDNLLNDVIPFWLKNSIDNEFGGYFTCLDRKGSVYDTDKFVWLQARQVWCFSMLYNRVEKKQEWLDFAIQGAEFLKEHGRDDAGNWYFSLTREGKPLIQPYNIFSDCFATMAFGQLYQATGIKEYADIAVETFLNIIHRKDNPKGDYNKAFPETRPLKSFALPMILCNLVLEIEPLLKPGLVEQTMESGIRAVMEEFYRPDLGLILEHIAPDGSFSDSFEGRLVNPGHGLESMWFIMDLAERSGDQALMRKAVDQTLSILEYGWDKQYGGIFYFLDVKGYPPQQLEWDQKLWWVHIETIISLLKGYLHTGDERCWQWFEKVHAYTWAHFPDDEYGEWFGYLNRQGEVLLSLKGGKWKGCFHIPRGLYQCWKTLEAIAEKKANTLLQD; encoded by the coding sequence ATGCAGTTAAACGATTACCAACGTCTTTATCAGGACAATCTATTGAATGATGTCATCCCATTCTGGTTGAAAAACTCAATCGATAATGAGTTTGGCGGCTATTTTACCTGTCTCGATCGGAAGGGCTCCGTGTATGACACCGATAAATTTGTCTGGTTACAGGCGCGTCAGGTCTGGTGTTTCTCGATGCTCTACAACCGGGTCGAAAAGAAGCAGGAATGGCTCGATTTCGCCATTCAGGGAGCCGAATTTCTCAAAGAACACGGTCGTGATGATGCCGGAAACTGGTATTTCTCACTCACCCGCGAAGGCAAACCGCTCATTCAGCCGTACAATATTTTCTCCGATTGCTTCGCCACCATGGCCTTTGGGCAGTTGTATCAGGCAACGGGTATTAAAGAATACGCCGATATTGCGGTAGAGACGTTTCTGAACATTATCCATCGGAAGGATAATCCAAAAGGAGACTACAACAAAGCATTTCCTGAAACGCGACCACTGAAGAGTTTTGCGCTACCCATGATTCTGTGCAATCTGGTACTGGAAATTGAACCCCTCCTGAAACCCGGATTGGTCGAACAAACCATGGAATCGGGTATCCGTGCGGTCATGGAGGAGTTTTACCGCCCCGATCTTGGCTTGATTCTGGAGCATATTGCGCCCGATGGCTCTTTCTCGGATTCGTTCGAAGGGCGGTTGGTCAATCCGGGTCATGGCCTCGAATCGATGTGGTTTATCATGGATCTGGCCGAGCGTTCGGGCGATCAGGCGTTGATGCGTAAGGCAGTCGATCAGACGCTGTCTATTCTGGAATATGGCTGGGATAAGCAATACGGCGGGATCTTCTATTTTCTGGATGTGAAAGGTTATCCACCCCAGCAACTGGAATGGGATCAGAAGCTCTGGTGGGTGCATATTGAAACCATCATCAGCTTGTTAAAAGGGTATCTGCACACGGGTGACGAACGTTGCTGGCAGTGGTTCGAGAAAGTACATGCCTACACATGGGCGCATTTTCCGGATGACGAATACGGCGAATGGTTCGGCTATCTCAACCGGCAGGGTGAGGTGCTGTTGTCACTCAAAGGTGGTAAATGGAAAGGCTGCTTCCACATTCCGCGCGGCCTCTACCAGTGCTGGAAGACGCTGGAAGCTATCGCGGAGAAAAAAGCAAACACGCTCCTACAGGACTAA
- a CDS encoding ROK family protein, protein MGKSSTNSKTSSKGLNFKQNILSYFANAGNAIIPELSKELTISVPKVTTVVNELISDGLVQDYGKIESTGGRKPNLYGVVPDSAFFIGVDVKHSHINIGLLNLQKSLIKVTENLAYKLDNTEESLEVLCQYINDFIASLPINKDRILGIGLNLSGRINYSTGYSYSFFFFDEQPLSEIIQSKVGIRVFLENDTRAMAYGEFCVGAVGKEKDVLFLNLDYGIGVGILIDGQLYYGKSGYAGELGHIPIFDNELICHCGKKGCLETEASGWALTRMFREKLKEGSTSVLSRNDTLPEAIMMEDIIQAAKNEDVLAIDLIARVGDRLGRGIAFLINVFNPELVILGGSLASTGDYIELPIKTAINKYSLNLVNTDTQLKLSKLGEHAGIVGACLLVRDRVLALI, encoded by the coding sequence ATGGGTAAGTCGTCAACCAATTCTAAAACTAGCAGCAAAGGCCTTAATTTTAAACAGAATATTCTTAGCTATTTTGCCAATGCAGGTAATGCAATCATACCTGAACTCAGTAAGGAGCTAACGATAAGCGTTCCTAAAGTTACTACAGTCGTTAATGAACTCATCAGCGATGGGTTAGTGCAGGATTACGGTAAAATTGAATCGACGGGCGGACGTAAGCCTAATTTATATGGGGTTGTTCCTGATTCTGCCTTCTTCATTGGCGTCGATGTAAAACACAGCCACATCAATATTGGCCTGCTGAACCTCCAGAAAAGCCTGATTAAAGTTACCGAGAACCTGGCCTATAAACTGGATAATACAGAAGAATCGCTGGAGGTTTTGTGCCAGTACATTAATGACTTCATTGCCAGCCTGCCCATTAATAAAGACCGGATTCTGGGCATTGGCCTGAATCTGTCAGGGCGGATCAACTATTCGACGGGCTATAGTTACAGTTTCTTTTTCTTCGACGAGCAGCCGCTGAGTGAAATTATCCAAAGCAAAGTAGGCATCCGGGTTTTTCTGGAAAATGACACACGCGCCATGGCTTACGGCGAATTTTGCGTAGGTGCTGTCGGGAAAGAAAAAGACGTTCTGTTCCTAAATCTGGATTACGGTATTGGCGTCGGTATTCTGATTGATGGACAGTTGTATTATGGTAAGTCCGGCTATGCAGGGGAGTTAGGTCATATCCCGATTTTCGATAACGAACTTATTTGTCATTGTGGCAAGAAAGGTTGTCTGGAAACGGAAGCTTCCGGATGGGCGCTTACCCGTATGTTTCGTGAGAAGCTGAAGGAAGGATCAACCTCTGTTTTGTCGCGTAACGATACGCTTCCTGAAGCAATCATGATGGAAGATATTATCCAGGCGGCCAAAAATGAAGATGTGCTGGCCATTGACCTGATCGCGCGGGTAGGTGACAGGCTCGGGCGTGGCATTGCTTTTCTGATCAATGTGTTTAACCCCGAGCTGGTGATTCTGGGCGGTAGCCTTGCATCGACGGGCGATTACATTGAGCTGCCGATCAAGACAGCCATTAACAAGTATTCATTGAATCTGGTCAATACCGATACGCAACTGAAACTCTCAAAGCTGGGTGAACATGCCGGTATTGTTGGGGCCTGTCTTCTGGTTAGAGATCGAGTCCTGGCGTTGATATAA
- a CDS encoding FecR family protein — translation MSHKPYSAYSAEEFALDDLFVRWVQHPTDEEVVAYWQIWLAHNPECADTVEIARELVRTASLPTSLLLTPDETSSVWWRIRESLQTMEDLRPLQPDVRAVVGWWYFLRTVAATLGVVLLIGWALWIQYGPDQSIKTITTTAGPPRTINLPDGSIVQLHANSQLRYDRRGFAGQWSDDTPRAVWLEGEADFSVTHRNDTSSARLFRVHTPDLTVEAVGTTFRVQQGPGCTRVALTSGQVNLLLNQKKPIRLNPGDSVEVAEGSVQALP, via the coding sequence GTGTCTCACAAGCCATATTCAGCCTACAGCGCCGAGGAGTTCGCCCTCGACGATTTGTTCGTTCGCTGGGTTCAACACCCAACCGACGAAGAGGTGGTGGCTTATTGGCAAATCTGGCTGGCTCACAACCCAGAATGTGCAGATACGGTTGAGATTGCGCGTGAATTAGTTCGAACCGCTTCGCTACCCACCAGTCTGTTGTTAACCCCGGATGAAACATCGTCGGTATGGTGGCGTATTCGCGAATCGCTGCAAACGATGGAAGATCTCCGACCGTTGCAACCCGACGTTCGCGCTGTAGTTGGCTGGTGGTATTTTTTGAGAACGGTGGCGGCTACACTAGGTGTCGTTCTGCTCATCGGCTGGGCTTTATGGATACAGTATGGCCCTGATCAGTCAATAAAAACGATTACGACAACAGCTGGGCCTCCCCGAACCATTAATTTACCAGATGGCTCGATTGTACAGCTTCATGCCAATAGCCAGCTACGGTACGACCGGCGCGGTTTTGCCGGGCAATGGTCCGACGATACGCCACGGGCTGTATGGCTGGAGGGCGAAGCTGATTTTTCAGTAACTCATCGCAATGATACGTCTTCGGCGCGATTATTTCGGGTGCATACGCCCGACCTTACCGTTGAAGCCGTGGGTACAACATTCCGGGTTCAGCAAGGTCCCGGATGCACACGAGTAGCTCTGACATCGGGGCAGGTCAACTTACTACTCAATCAAAAGAAACCCATACGGCTTAACCCCGGCGACTCAGTCGAGGTAGCAGAGGGCTCAGTTCAGGCATTACCCTAA
- a CDS encoding SusC/RagA family TonB-linked outer membrane protein: MQNTITSQPRLPSLRRLSPRRTWLPLLGLTALTLLGQPAFSAPPTAKFKSDNPAQERSVSGKVLSGDDNTALPGVSVAVKGTTRGTTTDANGEYRINIPTSQAVLVFSAVGFVNQEVTVGNKSAINITLTTDTRALNEVVVVGYGSLKKSQTTGAISSVTPKQITEQPVTNIGQAMQGRVAGVDVAQSGSRPGSVPTIRIRGRRSFNAGNDPLYVVDGIPLAREYEDINPNDVGSMEILKDATATAIYGARGANGVVLVTTKRGNPTGKTTISYDNYVGFTDALDKVHLFSGSEFAEFVREAYRTTGNYKDVNGNPVPTGVADAYADSKVAVLGGDPNVAAGLAANRNTDWQSLILKQGIQQNHSLGIQGGNEKTQFYISAGFFQDKGIMPGLDFTRYSLRANVDHQINKALKVGLASYMMYYLRNGENLNPYNFTLQQNPLGRPYDDNGNLIFSPTNDALLTNPLAEVIPGAQIEERKKYRIFNSVYAEVNILDGLKYRVNFGPDFTINRYGRFIGAQTNARKFGDPQASNAAAFNFDYTLENVVTYNKKIGDHNFGITALQSIQRDNSEFNNINVQGVPAESQQFYNVGNASSVLGVSSGLIQWTINSYMGRVNYDYKDKYLVTATLRRDGSSRFGENTKYGNFPGIALGWNINNEDFMKGSTWVDLLKLRVSRGSVGNQGVAPYQTQGLLGRTVYAFGNTPAYGYRPETIGNPDLRWETSTTTNIGVDFSLWRGRVAGAIELYQTRTTDLLLSDQLPTSIGFNAVTRNIGETQNKGLEASISTVNVNTKSGFKWTSDIVFTKNTESIISLFNGPIDDVGNKRFIGKPLTEFYDYKKAGIWQTNEADAAKSYQSAVGQIKVQDTNNDGKITAEDRVFLGSDIPTWSGGITNRFSYKGFDLNFFIYARIGQTILSGFHRDNNQLAGRYQQIKVDYWTPNNPTNEFPRPNSSQEFPVYNQAIYYFDGSFVKVRNINFGYTFPASITSKLRMQSLRLFASIQQPFIFSSYRSKYNGVDPETSASDGVVSNGVVPATRVTTFGLNVKF, from the coding sequence ATGCAAAACACAATTACCTCTCAGCCGAGGCTACCATCTCTACGACGGTTATCTCCACGACGAACATGGCTCCCCTTACTTGGTCTGACGGCACTTACCCTGCTTGGGCAACCAGCCTTCAGTGCGCCCCCCACGGCCAAGTTTAAATCAGACAACCCAGCCCAGGAACGCTCCGTTTCAGGGAAAGTACTGTCTGGCGATGATAATACCGCGTTACCTGGCGTAAGCGTTGCCGTGAAGGGCACCACGCGCGGCACGACTACTGACGCAAACGGTGAATACCGGATCAACATTCCTACCAGTCAGGCCGTACTGGTCTTCTCGGCAGTCGGCTTTGTGAATCAGGAGGTTACTGTCGGCAATAAGTCGGCAATCAACATAACCTTAACGACCGATACCCGTGCCCTGAACGAAGTGGTGGTGGTTGGTTACGGTTCGCTGAAAAAGAGCCAGACAACCGGTGCCATCTCCTCGGTTACACCAAAGCAAATCACCGAACAACCCGTTACCAACATCGGACAGGCCATGCAGGGTCGGGTAGCGGGTGTGGATGTGGCTCAGTCGGGTAGCCGCCCAGGTTCCGTACCAACGATCCGTATCCGTGGGCGTCGTTCGTTCAACGCCGGTAATGATCCATTGTATGTTGTGGACGGAATACCGCTTGCCAGAGAGTACGAAGACATCAACCCGAACGATGTGGGTTCGATGGAAATCCTGAAGGATGCTACCGCAACTGCAATCTACGGTGCCAGAGGTGCCAACGGGGTCGTACTGGTTACGACCAAGCGGGGTAATCCAACGGGTAAAACAACCATCAGCTACGATAACTATGTTGGTTTTACCGATGCCCTTGATAAAGTCCATCTGTTCAGCGGTTCCGAGTTTGCCGAATTCGTCCGCGAAGCTTATCGAACTACGGGCAACTACAAAGACGTAAACGGAAATCCAGTCCCAACAGGAGTAGCCGATGCCTATGCTGACTCGAAAGTGGCAGTACTGGGTGGCGACCCGAACGTAGCAGCTGGCCTTGCCGCGAACCGGAATACGGATTGGCAGTCGTTGATTCTGAAACAGGGGATTCAGCAGAACCACTCATTGGGCATTCAGGGGGGCAATGAAAAAACGCAGTTCTATATTTCGGCTGGCTTTTTTCAGGATAAAGGGATCATGCCTGGGCTTGATTTTACCCGCTATTCATTACGTGCCAATGTTGATCACCAGATTAATAAGGCACTTAAAGTGGGGCTTGCTTCGTATATGATGTACTATCTGCGCAACGGGGAGAACCTGAACCCATACAATTTTACGCTTCAGCAGAATCCGCTTGGTCGGCCTTACGATGATAACGGAAACCTGATTTTCTCGCCTACCAATGATGCACTGCTCACCAATCCGCTTGCTGAGGTTATACCGGGAGCACAGATTGAGGAACGGAAGAAATACCGCATTTTCAATAGTGTTTATGCAGAGGTAAATATTCTCGACGGGTTAAAATACCGGGTTAATTTCGGGCCTGATTTTACGATCAACCGATATGGCCGCTTCATCGGTGCTCAAACGAACGCCCGGAAATTTGGTGATCCTCAGGCTTCTAATGCTGCCGCCTTTAATTTTGACTACACGCTGGAGAACGTCGTAACGTACAACAAAAAAATTGGCGATCACAATTTCGGTATCACAGCGCTGCAATCTATTCAGCGTGATAATTCCGAGTTTAATAACATTAACGTGCAGGGTGTTCCAGCCGAATCGCAGCAGTTCTACAATGTAGGCAATGCCAGTTCGGTACTGGGCGTAAGCAGTGGCCTGATTCAGTGGACCATCAACTCCTACATGGGCCGTGTCAACTATGACTACAAAGACAAATACCTTGTAACGGCCACGCTGCGCCGGGATGGATCGAGCCGGTTTGGCGAAAATACCAAGTACGGTAACTTCCCCGGTATTGCCCTGGGCTGGAATATCAACAATGAAGACTTCATGAAAGGATCTACCTGGGTCGATCTGCTGAAACTACGGGTCAGTCGTGGTTCGGTAGGTAATCAGGGCGTGGCACCCTATCAAACGCAGGGTCTGCTGGGTCGTACGGTGTATGCCTTTGGTAATACTCCTGCCTATGGGTATCGCCCCGAAACGATCGGCAATCCTGATTTGCGCTGGGAAACCTCAACGACTACCAATATTGGTGTCGATTTCAGCCTGTGGCGTGGTCGGGTAGCGGGTGCCATTGAATTGTACCAAACCCGAACGACCGATCTGCTGCTTTCTGACCAGTTGCCAACATCGATTGGGTTCAACGCAGTTACCCGGAACATTGGCGAAACCCAGAACAAAGGGTTAGAAGCCAGTATATCGACCGTGAATGTGAACACGAAGAGCGGCTTCAAGTGGACCTCCGATATCGTGTTTACCAAGAACACAGAATCCATCATTTCTCTCTTTAACGGACCTATTGATGATGTGGGCAACAAACGATTCATCGGCAAACCCCTGACCGAGTTTTATGACTATAAGAAAGCGGGTATCTGGCAGACCAACGAAGCCGACGCGGCTAAATCCTACCAGAGTGCTGTTGGTCAGATTAAAGTGCAGGATACGAATAATGACGGTAAAATCACGGCTGAGGACCGGGTGTTCCTGGGCTCCGACATTCCAACCTGGAGTGGTGGTATTACTAACCGGTTTAGTTATAAAGGGTTTGACCTCAACTTCTTTATTTATGCCCGGATTGGCCAAACCATCCTGAGCGGTTTCCACCGCGATAACAACCAGCTGGCAGGTCGATACCAGCAGATTAAAGTGGATTACTGGACACCTAACAATCCAACAAATGAGTTCCCCCGTCCTAACTCAAGCCAGGAATTCCCCGTGTACAACCAGGCTATTTATTACTTCGACGGTTCATTCGTGAAGGTTCGGAATATCAACTTTGGTTACACGTTCCCGGCAAGCATTACTTCGAAACTCCGTATGCAGTCGCTCCGTTTGTTTGCCAGCATTCAGCAGCCGTTCATCTTTTCGAGCTACCGGTCGAAGTATAACGGTGTTGACCCTGAAACAAGCGCAAGTGATGGTGTGGTCAGCAACGGTGTTGTGCCAGCTACCCGGGTAACGACCTTTGGTTTGAACGTCAAATTCTAA
- a CDS encoding RagB/SusD family nutrient uptake outer membrane protein translates to MKSTIYHKSFRILALTALLFSGQACKDILDEKVISNIGNDYINTPKGFEDASKAAYSSMRNFYGSERGLTMTEYGTDIYTTGADGSYKGFHFYDTQMNSFVDIIQQVWEELYRGINTCNAVIERAPAATVSDATKKLRVAEMKFLRAHYYFILVQQWGGVDLRLTETILPTKKTGRATEAEIYKAITTDLEAAITDLPTTKASAQSASDYGRATKSAAEHLLARVYLTKATSSAKATDDYAKAATYAQSVIANYGYKLLPDFASVFAQGSGEINDEVIFSVQYTSDPLTNVNTANLNNGEGNKLHLYFGMQYDVQPGMKRDIAGDRPFKRLRPTTYLTETVFKDRVNDSRYKKTFKDTWLSNNPGANLNTSFDNSKAKMTLKLGDTAIYIPGVEWTVAQRAAKPYQVLVPSAYTAALFPTLQKFLDPNRPDLTYEPGSRDYLAFRLAETYLILAEAQLKQGKTTEAAAALNVVRRRAAWPGKETAMELTPAQVDMEMIMQERARELAGEQTRWMDLKRWGNLVERVKLYNPDAAANVKDIHNLRPIPQTQIDRTENAGFKQNPGF, encoded by the coding sequence ATGAAATCAACTATTTATCATAAATCATTCCGTATTCTGGCACTTACCGCTCTGCTATTCAGCGGCCAGGCCTGTAAGGATATACTGGATGAAAAAGTTATCTCCAATATTGGAAATGACTATATCAACACCCCAAAAGGTTTTGAAGATGCCAGCAAAGCCGCTTATTCGTCCATGCGAAATTTTTACGGATCGGAACGGGGGCTGACAATGACCGAATACGGTACGGACATCTACACCACTGGTGCTGATGGTAGCTACAAAGGGTTTCACTTTTACGACACCCAGATGAACAGCTTTGTTGATATCATTCAACAAGTGTGGGAAGAGTTGTATCGAGGCATCAATACCTGCAATGCCGTGATTGAACGTGCTCCGGCAGCTACCGTTTCGGACGCTACTAAAAAACTACGGGTAGCCGAGATGAAATTTCTGCGGGCGCATTATTACTTTATTCTGGTGCAACAGTGGGGTGGAGTCGACTTACGGCTGACGGAAACAATACTCCCAACAAAAAAAACCGGCCGGGCTACCGAAGCCGAAATTTATAAAGCGATTACGACTGATCTGGAAGCGGCTATAACGGATCTGCCTACCACCAAGGCATCTGCGCAATCGGCCAGTGATTACGGGCGGGCGACCAAATCGGCTGCCGAACATTTACTGGCTCGTGTCTATCTGACCAAAGCAACTTCGTCGGCTAAAGCAACTGACGATTATGCCAAAGCCGCGACCTATGCACAGAGCGTAATTGCCAACTATGGCTACAAGCTGTTGCCCGATTTTGCCAGTGTATTTGCGCAGGGAAGTGGTGAAATCAACGACGAAGTCATCTTTTCGGTACAGTACACATCTGATCCATTGACTAACGTTAATACGGCAAACCTGAATAATGGAGAAGGCAACAAGCTTCACTTATATTTTGGTATGCAGTACGACGTGCAGCCCGGCATGAAACGGGATATTGCAGGTGATCGCCCGTTTAAGCGGCTGCGCCCAACGACCTATTTGACCGAAACGGTTTTCAAAGATCGGGTAAACGACTCGCGCTACAAGAAAACCTTCAAGGATACATGGTTGAGCAACAACCCCGGAGCGAACCTGAATACCTCTTTTGACAACAGTAAGGCTAAGATGACATTGAAACTGGGCGATACGGCTATTTATATTCCGGGTGTTGAATGGACTGTGGCACAACGAGCCGCCAAGCCTTACCAGGTTTTGGTACCCAGCGCCTACACAGCAGCTCTCTTTCCAACGCTGCAAAAATTCCTCGACCCCAACCGTCCTGATCTAACCTACGAACCGGGTAGCCGCGATTATCTGGCGTTCCGCCTGGCCGAAACGTATCTGATTTTGGCCGAAGCTCAACTCAAGCAAGGTAAAACAACAGAAGCTGCTGCCGCGCTCAACGTAGTCCGTCGACGTGCTGCCTGGCCTGGAAAAGAAACGGCTATGGAGCTGACCCCTGCACAGGTGGATATGGAGATGATCATGCAGGAACGCGCCCGTGAACTGGCTGGTGAACAAACCCGCTGGATGGATTTAAAACGCTGGGGAAATCTGGTTGAACGGGTTAAATTATACAACCCCGATGCCGCTGCCAACGTAAAAGACATACATAATTTACGGCCAATTCCACAAACACAGATTGACCGGACAGAAAACGCAGGATTCAAACAGAATCCAGGATTTTAA